Proteins from a genomic interval of Paenibacillus sp. FSL H8-0048:
- a CDS encoding FAD-dependent oxidoreductase translates to MRKQATKQVFLFTVCLVLVLSLLSGCSGNNSAAPAASEQPSASPQASQPADTSAVPAGFKAGTYKAEAEGKDGKIQVEVTLDDKSVITGINVVSQNETAGIGVEAINKVKEEILSGQTLNIDAVSGASESSKAILTAVEDALKQAGGNVEAFKTKAVVKSGEGKTEQLSADVVVVGAGASGVSAAVSAADKGAKVILIEKTATIGGASNLSWAGKFYNSSAALSSGLKVEVEKEIADWIVNNHWRVDAAAIRQYVTKSGETYDWLTGKGYTTTFLNFAGEQLHMLPPFETRQELLRKMLAASVEKGGGQVITEAIAQKLMTGANGEVTGVVAKKSDGTTLEIAGASVVMATGGYAGNKEMVKEAFGFEGVNGGLGQNIGEGLKMSWEIGAKVPDNFGGQMLHQTLARATDKLKTEYEPFEASYPMMLSYLPTLMNVGPSGARFRDEAATLTAVAAANTSAFNGAYHLVIVSQAQLDALKTKGMKGLQAPKLPGMPPEFYASYKDKFTLDQPWKDADKVFESMVASGDGFKGNTLEELAKNAGMDPEVFTADFKLYEEAAKTGTDTEFGKAKEYLVPMGSSGPYYAVIAEINNLCSVGGLLVNTKFQVLNDKRLPVKGLYAVGVESEGVLFNDTYVGNGVGLGYSFTSGRLGGEDAAAGALARE, encoded by the coding sequence ATGCGTAAGCAAGCAACAAAACAGGTTTTTCTATTCACTGTATGTCTGGTATTGGTCCTGTCGCTCCTAAGCGGCTGCAGCGGTAACAATTCCGCCGCACCGGCAGCTTCAGAGCAGCCGTCCGCTTCACCGCAGGCGTCACAGCCAGCGGATACAAGTGCTGTACCGGCAGGCTTCAAAGCGGGAACCTATAAAGCAGAGGCTGAAGGCAAGGACGGCAAGATTCAGGTTGAGGTCACTCTTGACGATAAGTCGGTCATTACCGGAATCAATGTGGTCAGCCAGAATGAAACCGCCGGAATCGGAGTAGAGGCGATCAACAAGGTCAAGGAGGAGATTCTATCCGGCCAGACCCTGAATATTGATGCTGTTAGCGGGGCGTCCGAGTCCAGCAAGGCGATTCTGACCGCTGTGGAGGATGCGCTTAAGCAGGCGGGCGGCAATGTGGAGGCTTTTAAAACGAAGGCTGTAGTGAAATCGGGAGAAGGCAAGACCGAGCAGCTGTCGGCAGATGTTGTCGTTGTGGGAGCAGGTGCTTCGGGTGTATCAGCAGCGGTATCAGCGGCGGATAAGGGCGCGAAGGTCATTCTGATCGAGAAAACAGCGACGATCGGCGGCGCGAGCAACCTGTCTTGGGCGGGCAAATTCTACAACTCCTCTGCCGCGCTAAGCAGCGGGCTGAAAGTAGAAGTCGAGAAGGAGATTGCTGACTGGATCGTGAACAATCACTGGCGCGTGGATGCTGCGGCAATCCGCCAGTACGTCACGAAGTCGGGCGAGACCTATGACTGGCTGACCGGCAAGGGTTACACCACGACCTTCCTGAACTTCGCCGGGGAACAGCTCCATATGCTGCCCCCTTTTGAGACCCGCCAGGAGCTGCTGCGCAAGATGCTTGCAGCATCCGTAGAGAAGGGCGGCGGACAGGTGATCACGGAGGCCATCGCCCAGAAGCTGATGACTGGCGCTAATGGAGAGGTTACCGGAGTCGTGGCCAAGAAGTCTGACGGAACAACCCTGGAGATTGCAGGAGCGAGCGTTGTGATGGCTACCGGAGGATATGCCGGAAACAAAGAGATGGTTAAGGAAGCTTTTGGCTTCGAAGGCGTGAACGGCGGGCTTGGGCAGAACATCGGCGAAGGGCTCAAGATGTCCTGGGAGATCGGCGCGAAGGTGCCGGACAACTTCGGCGGGCAGATGCTGCACCAGACGCTGGCGAGAGCTACAGACAAGCTGAAGACGGAGTACGAGCCGTTTGAAGCGAGCTATCCGATGATGCTGTCTTACCTGCCGACCCTGATGAATGTCGGCCCTTCGGGCGCGAGATTCAGAGATGAGGCGGCGACGCTTACAGCGGTTGCGGCAGCGAATACCAGTGCTTTTAACGGAGCATATCATCTGGTTATTGTCTCGCAGGCGCAGCTGGATGCGCTTAAGACGAAGGGAATGAAGGGGCTTCAGGCGCCTAAGCTGCCGGGTATGCCGCCGGAATTCTATGCCTCCTATAAAGACAAGTTCACACTGGACCAGCCTTGGAAGGATGCGGATAAAGTCTTCGAATCCATGGTAGCCAGCGGCGACGGCTTCAAGGGCAATACGCTGGAAGAGCTGGCGAAGAATGCAGGGATGGACCCTGAAGTGTTCACCGCTGATTTCAAGCTCTATGAGGAAGCAGCGAAGACAGGCACCGATACGGAGTTCGGCAAGGCGAAGGAATATCTGGTTCCGATGGGTAGCAGCGGACCATATTACGCCGTTATAGCCGAGATTAACAACCTCTGTTCAGTAGGCGGTCTGCTGGTCAATACCAAGTTCCAGGTGCTGAATGATAAGCGTCTGCCGGTCAAAGGGCTGTATGCCGTGGGTGTAGAGTCTGAAGGGGTGTTATTCAATGATACCTATGTAGGCAACGGCGTTGGACTGGGTTACTCCTTCACCTCCGGGCGGCTCGGCGGCGAGGATGCGGCTGCGGGCGCATTGGCTAGGGAATAG